The Blattabacterium cuenoti genome includes the window ATCAATTTTAATATTAGAAATAATTTGATTTATCATTTTAAAAAAAAAGGAATTTCCTTTTTGCAGGAAACATTTTTTAAATTCAAAAAACCAGGCGAATCAATAGATATTGATAACCCTATACGTTTAATTCGATATTTAGAAATAGTTCAGTCTACAGGAAAAAATCCTTCTTTTTTTTACAATACAAAAAAAAAAAGAAATTTTATAATTTTGAAGATAGGATTAACAATGCCAAGATATAAGATTTATTCTAGAATCAATAATAGAGTAGATCATATGATGAAAATAGGTCTATTAGATGAAGCTAGACTCTATTATAATTATAAAAATTTAAATAGTTTACAAACTATTGGTTATCAAGAAATTTTTGAATTTTTTTCAGGAAAAAAAAATGATTTGAATAAAAGTATAGAAAAAATAAAAAGAAACACTAGAAGATATGCCAAAAGACAATTGACCTGGTATAGAAAAGACTCATCAGTTGTATGGTTTGATTCGAAGGAAGAAAATAAAATCTTAGATTTTATTCTAAAAAAAACAGTGGGCAATACTGGATTCGAACCAGTGACCCCCTGCTTGTAAAACAGATGCTCTAAACCAAACTGAGCTAATTGCCCTGTTTACTCAAATGTAAGAAAAAATTTTTATAATATAACAAGATTTCGGATACAACAAACGTACTTCCACTTATTAAAATCAAATCATTTTTATTAGCTTTACTTTTAGCAAATAAAAAAGCCTTCTTTACAGAAGAAAAAAATTTTATTTTTTCATGATTTTTAAATATATTACTGACTAATATTGACAAATCATGTACAGAATATTTTCTATCTATAGAAGGTTGACAAAAATAATAAAAAGATTCAATAGGAAAATATTTTAACAATTGATCTACTTTTTTTTCTTTTACAAAACCCAAAACTAAATGTAATTTTTCATATGATTCTTTTTTTAATTGATTACTAATCATATATATACCTTCTTCATTATGAGCTATATCACAAATAATTTTTGGATTTTTTTCTTGTAAAATATGCCATCTACCTTTGAAATTAGTATTTTTTATTACATTTTCCAATCCTTTTTTTATTGATTGATTAGATACTATGATATTTTTTCTGTAATGTAAAATACTTATAGTTTTTAATACAAGACTTCGATTAAAATTTTGATAATCAGCTTTAAAAGGCATTTTATATTGAAAATCTTTTTTAGTTTTTACGGAAAAATAAATGGGGGAATTTTTTTTTAGGGCTTCTTGAAGAAAAAGAAATCTAACTTTTTTCGATATTTTTCTTCCTATTATTACTGATACGTTTTTTTTTATAATTCCAGCTTTTTCCAAAGCAATTTTAAATTGATTATTTCCAAGTGTTTCTGTGTGATCTAGACTAATATTTGTAATTATAGATATTTTTGGAATTATCAAATTAGTAGAATCCAATCTTCCCCCCATCCCTACTTCAATAATTGCTATATCTACTTTTTTTTCTTTAAAATATTGAAAAGCTAAAGCTGTGTTCATTTCAAAAAATGAAACTTTTTCTTTTTCTAGAAATTTTTTATTTTCATTTACAAAATTTACAATAAAACCTTTTTCTATCAAAACACCGTTATAGGTTATTCTTTCTCTAAAATCTATTAAATGAGGAGAAGTAAATATTCCTATTTTATATTTTTCTTCTTGTAAAATAGAAGACAACATATGTACTGTAGATCCTTTTCCATTTGTTCCTCCCACATGTATACTTGGAAAATAATTTTGGGGATTTCCTAAATGAGAACAAAAATTTTGTATTCTATTTAAACCAGGTTTATATGATTTCAATCCTGTTTTCTGATAGATTGGAAGACGTTTAAAAATCCATTGAACTGTTTCTGTATAATTCAAATATTAACCCTATTAAAATAACATAGTACAAAAATATATTTCTTTTCAAGAAAAAAATTGATTATAATTGATTATATTCGTTCTATAATTAGTTTATAATTCTTTTTTTAAAATAAAGTCACATCTACATTTTATTGAAAAAATTATAGAGGAAGATATAAAAAACGGATTTCCTATAAAAAAAATAAAATTTCGTTTTCCTCCTGAGCCTAATGGTTTTCTTCATATTGGACATATAAAAGCTATATGTTTGAATTTTGAGTTAAGTCAAAAATATAAATCTTCAATCAATTTAAGATTTGATGACACTAATCCTATAGGAGAAAATAAAAATTTTATAGATTCTATAAAAGAAGATATTCTTTTTTTAGGATTTCATTGGGACCATGAAAGTTATGCTTCAGATTATTTTCCTCAACTTTATAAATGGGCAATAAAATTAATTAAAGAAAACAAAGCTTATGTAGATGATCAATCTCAAAATATAATCCAATTTCAAAGAAAAAATCCTTTTGAAATAGGGATTGACAGCAATTATAGAAATAGATCTATAGAAGAAAACCTGTTTCTTTTCGAAAAAATGAAAAACGGATTTTTTGAAGAAGGATCTTGTGTTTTAAGAGCTAAAATTAATATGAGTTCTTCAAATATGAATATGCGAGATCCAATTATGTATAGAATTTTACGAAAAAAACATCATAGAACTAGATACCAATGGTGTATTTATCCTACTTATGATTGGACACATGGATTATGTGATTATATAGAACAAATATCTCATTCTTTATGTTCCTTGGAATTTGAAAATAGACGTCCATTATATAACTGGTATTTAGATCAAATTTATATTGATAATAAAGAAAAAATCAGACCTAAACAAATAGAATTTTCAAGATTAAATTTAAGTCATACTATAACTAGTAAAAGAAAAATTCAATATTTAATTGAAAAAAAAGTTATTCAATCTTGGGATGATCCACGTATCTTAACAATATCTGGATTAAGAAGAAAAGGATATACTTCTGTTGCTTTAAAAAATTTTATTCATCAAATAGGGATTACTAAAAGAAATAATATCATAGATATATCTTTTCTTGAATTTTGGGGAAGAAAACATTTAAACAAAATAGCTTACAGAGTTATGGTAGTATTACATCCAATTCAATTAATTATTGACAATTATGCAGAAGATACTACTGAATGGGTTGAAGTAGAAAATAATCCAGAAAATTCTAATTTTGGAAATAGAAAAATTCCTTTTTCCAAATTTCTATATATAGAAAAAGATGATTTTTTGGAAAAAGAAAAAAAAAATTTTTTTCGTCTTTGTATTGGAAAAGAAGTAAGACTTAAAAATGCTTATATCATAAAAGCAAATTCTGTAATAAAAAATAATAAAGGAAAAATAAAAAAAATACATTGTACTTATGATCCTAAAAGTCAATATGAAAAAAAAACTAAAATTGAAGAAAAAGGAAGAGTAAAAAGCACTTTACACTGGGTATCTATAAAACACTCTTTTCCTATAAATATAAATTTATATAACCCTCTTTTTTTAAAGAAAAATCCAGATATAGATTTTTATAAAAATATTAATCCTAAATCAAAATATAAAATTATAGGTTATGCAGAACCTTCCTTAAAAAAAGCAAAAAAAGGAGAACATTTTCAATTTCAAAGAATTGGATATTTTTATGTGGATAGTAAAATTAAAAATGATCAAATCATTTTCAATAAAACGGTATCTATAAAAAACAAATGGAAAAAAAATGAAAAATAATTTTTCGTCTATTTATTCCAAAATATCTGGAAATATGTTTTCGTATTCTCTTAATCCAGTTCCTGCAGGAATTTTGTGTCCTACGATTACATTTTCCTTTAATCCATGTAAATAATCTATTTTACTACTTATAGCTGCTTCACTTAAAACCTTTGTTGTTTCCTGAAATGAAGCGGCAGATATAAAAGATTTAGTTTGTAATGCTGCTTTTGTTATTCCTTGTAATATAGGTCTTGCTGTAGCAGGAATTGCATTTCGGGTTTTTATTAATTTTTTCTTTTTATATTTCAAAACTGCATTTTCATTTCTTAAATCCCTATAACTAATAATCTCTCCATTTTTAATGATTTCAGAATCTCCGGAATCTTCAACTACTCTCATTTGAGAAATTCTATCATTTTCTTCTATAAAATCATCCTTATATTCTATATTTCCTTCCAAAAATTTTGTATCTCCTATCTCTATAACTTCTACCTTTCTCATCATTTGTAAAACAATAACTTCAAAATGTTTATCATTAATTTTCACACCTTGCAAACGATATACATCTTGTATTTCTTTTATTAAATATTCTTGTACAGCTCTAGTTCCTCTTATATTTAAAATATCATTAGGAGTAACAGCTCCATCTGATAAAGGCATTCCTGCTTTGACATAATCATTTTCCTGAACAAGAATTTGATTGGATAATTTTACAAGATATTTTCTAATTTCTCCTGTTTTGGATTCCACTATAATTTCTCTACTTCCTCTTTTTATTTTTCCATGACTTACTATTCCATCCATTTCTGATACTACAGCTGGATTAGATGGATTACGTGCTTCGAACAATTCAGATAAACGAGGTAATCCTCCTGTGATGTCTCCTGATTTAGCTGTTTTTCTTGGAACTTTTACTAATATTTTTCCTATGTCTATTTGTTCTTCATTTTCTACCATTAAATGAGCACCTACCGGTAGATTATATATTTTTAACTCTTCATCTTTTTCATTAAGAATTTTTAATGTTGGTATGAAATTCTTGTTTCTAACTTCCGTTATTACTTTTTCTTGAAATCCAGTTTGTTCATCAATTTCTACTTGAAAAGTCACACCTTGTTCTAGATATTGATAAGATATTATACCAGAAAATTCTGCAACAATCACTGCATTATAAAGATCCCATTTGCAAATCATATCTCCAGATTTTAATTTATCTCCATGTTTTACATATAAAGAAGCACCATAAGGGATATTATTAACCATTAAAATGGATGATTTTTCTAAATCGAAAAGTTTCATTTCTGTAGTTCTAGAAACTACAATTCCTATCCGATTAAAATCTTGTTTTGTTTTTACAAATTTTAAATCTTCAAACTCTACAATTCCATTATATTTTGCTTTTATTTGTGAAGATTCTGTAATATTTCCTGCTGTACCTCCAACATGAAAAGTACGTAAAGTTAACTGAGTTCCAGGTTCTCCAATGGATTGTGCCGCAATAACTCCGACTGCTTCTCCTTTTTGAACAATCTTTCCTGTAGATAGATTACGACCATAACATTTAGAACAAATCCCCATTTTTGCTTCACAAGTCAAAGGAGATCTAACTTCTACGATTTCAATTCCAGATTTATCAATAATTTCTGCTATTTTTTCATCAATCATCTCTCCTGAATAAATTATCAATCTATCATTTTGATAAATATCATTTAAAGAAATACGTCC containing:
- the miaA gene encoding tRNA (adenosine(37)-N6)-dimethylallyltransferase MiaA gives rise to the protein MNQKLIIFIVGPTCVGKTSLSLFLAEKFHTEILSCDSRQFYKELKIGTSMPTIEELSRIPHHFIGHLSIHQTYNAKLFEIDSLKKISKLFTKHSVLIMVGGSSLYEKAVTEGLSEFPKINFNIRNNLIYHFKKKGISFLQETFFKFKKPGESIDIDNPIRLIRYLEIVQSTGKNPSFFYNTKKKRNFIILKIGLTMPRYKIYSRINNRVDHMMKIGLLDEARLYYNYKNLNSLQTIGYQEIFEFFSGKKNDLNKSIEKIKRNTRRYAKRQLTWYRKDSSVVWFDSKEENKILDFILKKTVGNTGFEPVTPCL
- a CDS encoding bifunctional folylpolyglutamate synthase/dihydrofolate synthase, which gives rise to MNYTETVQWIFKRLPIYQKTGLKSYKPGLNRIQNFCSHLGNPQNYFPSIHVGGTNGKGSTVHMLSSILQEEKYKIGIFTSPHLIDFRERITYNGVLIEKGFIVNFVNENKKFLEKEKVSFFEMNTALAFQYFKEKKVDIAIIEVGMGGRLDSTNLIIPKISIITNISLDHTETLGNNQFKIALEKAGIIKKNVSVIIGRKISKKVRFLFLQEALKKNSPIYFSVKTKKDFQYKMPFKADYQNFNRSLVLKTISILHYRKNIIVSNQSIKKGLENVIKNTNFKGRWHILQEKNPKIICDIAHNEEGIYMISNQLKKESYEKLHLVLGFVKEKKVDQLLKYFPIESFYYFCQPSIDRKYSVHDLSILVSNIFKNHEKIKFFSSVKKAFLFAKSKANKNDLILISGSTFVVSEILLYYKNFFLHLSKQGN
- the glnS gene encoding glutamine--tRNA ligase, which translates into the protein MKSHLHFIEKIIEEDIKNGFPIKKIKFRFPPEPNGFLHIGHIKAICLNFELSQKYKSSINLRFDDTNPIGENKNFIDSIKEDILFLGFHWDHESYASDYFPQLYKWAIKLIKENKAYVDDQSQNIIQFQRKNPFEIGIDSNYRNRSIEENLFLFEKMKNGFFEEGSCVLRAKINMSSSNMNMRDPIMYRILRKKHHRTRYQWCIYPTYDWTHGLCDYIEQISHSLCSLEFENRRPLYNWYLDQIYIDNKEKIRPKQIEFSRLNLSHTITSKRKIQYLIEKKVIQSWDDPRILTISGLRRKGYTSVALKNFIHQIGITKRNNIIDISFLEFWGRKHLNKIAYRVMVVLHPIQLIIDNYAEDTTEWVEVENNPENSNFGNRKIPFSKFLYIEKDDFLEKEKKNFFRLCIGKEVRLKNAYIIKANSVIKNNKGKIKKIHCTYDPKSQYEKKTKIEEKGRVKSTLHWVSIKHSFPININLYNPLFLKKNPDIDFYKNINPKSKYKIIGYAEPSLKKAKKGEHFQFQRIGYFYVDSKIKNDQIIFNKTVSIKNKWKKNEK